One Brassica napus cultivar Da-Ae chromosome C4, Da-Ae, whole genome shotgun sequence genomic region harbors:
- the LOC106444956 gene encoding NPL4-like protein 1 gives MMMLRVRSRDGLERVTVDGSHTTVSQLKTQIQDQLQIPIHNQTLSADRNLLLAKSPEEFLGFTDMTDPNLPISSLNLSHGSILYLAYEGERTIRGGPAVTPAGSFGRKMTVDDLIARQMRVSRQEKSHCDSVSFDRDCANAFQHYVNESLAFAVKRGGFMYGSVSEGGEVEVNFVYEPPQQGMEDNLILMRDAEEEKRVDAIALGLGMRRVGFIFSQTVTQDKKEYTLSNVEVLLAAQLHAETELKEWVTAVVKLEINEDGGADVHFEAFQMSDMCVRLFREGWFETEIGPQDDPKLSKMKKDVVVGVKDLKEVDNDFFLVVVKILDHQGPLSCTFPIENRNVETTMRALKTHMDRARSLPFVKRISDFHLLLFVARFLDVGSDVPALAECVRLQSNVPEGYELLIDSMANTC, from the exons ATGATGATGCTCAGAGTCCGAAGCAGAGATGGATTGGAGCGAGTGACCGTAGATGGATCTCATACCACAGTCTCCCAACTCAAAACCCAAATCCAAGATCAGCTCCAGATCCCAATCCACAACCAGACCTTATCCGCCGATCGTAACCTCCTCCTCGCCAAGTCTCCCGAAGAGTTCCTCGGCTTCACCGACATGACGGACCCCAACCTCCCTATCTCCTCTCTCAATCTCTCCCACGGATCTATCCTCTACCTGGCCTACGAAGGCGAGCGCACGATTCGCGGCGGCCCCGCCGTTACTCCCGCGGGCTCCTTCGGGAGGAAGATGACGGTGGACGACCTAATCGCGCGCCAGATGCGCGTCTCTCGCCAGGAGAAGTCTCACTGCGACTCCGTCTCCTTCGATCGCGACTGCGCAAACGCGTTTCAGCACTACGTCAACGAGTCGCTGGCGTTTGCGGTCAAACGCGGCGGGTTCATGTACGGGAGCGTCTCGGAGGGAGGCGAGGTCGAGGTGAATTTCGTGTACGAGCCGCCGCAGCAAGGGATGGAGGATAATCTGATTCTCATGAGAGACGCGGAGGAGGAGAAGCGAGTGGATGCGATCGCTCTAGGGTTAGGGATGAGGAGGGTCGGGTTTATATTCAGCCAGACCGTCACGCAGGACAAGAAGGAGTACACTCTGTCCAACGTGGAGGTGTTGCTTGCTGCGCAGCTTCACGCGGAGACCGAGTTGAAGGAGTGGGTCACGGCGGTTGTGAAGCTTGAGATCAACGAGGATGGTGGCGCTGATGTTCATTTTGAGGCGTTTCAGATGAGTGACATGTGCGTTAggctgttcagggaagggtggTTCGAGACGGAGATTGGCCCTCAGGATGATCCCAAGCTATCTAAGATGAAGAAAGATGTGGTTGTTGGTGTCAAGGATCTTAAAGAAGTCGATAATGATTTCTTCCTTGTTGTCGTCAAGATCTTGGATCATCAG GGACCGTTGTCCTGTACCTTCCCGATAGAGAACCGGAACGTTGAAACAACAATGCGGGCTTTGAAAACCCATATGGATCGTGCAAGAAGCCTCCCGTTCGTGAAGAGGATCTCTGATTTTCATCTGCTTCTCTTTGTGGCTCGGTTCCTAGACGTTGGTTCAGATGTTCCTGCATTAGCTGAGTGCGTTCGTCTTCAGTCTAATGTCCCCGAGGGCTATGAGTTGCTCATCGACTCAATGGCCAATACTTGTTAA